Genomic window (Campylobacter ureolyticus ACS-301-V-Sch3b):
CCTTTTTTAAGACTTTGTGTAATTATTATTACACTAAAATAAAGTCTGATTTTACCTTTTTAGCTTTTATTTGTCAAGCTATTTATTTTAAAAATTACTAGCAAAATTTAGCCAAATTAACCTAAAAATCCGTATAAAAGCATTTTTATAGTTTTATTAATATGTGCTTTTTTATCTTTTTGTGTAAGCTTTACCCTTTTCGAATTTATTAAAGAGCCATAAAAAAATGGTTCTTTTATGGCAAAAAGGTAGATATTTGCAAATTTACTTATATCTTCGATGCTTAAATTTTCAGTTTTTTTATAGGATTTTAAAAAATTAATCAAATACTCATTTAAAAATTTAGAACACTCATCGGCAAAAAGTTTGCCTATGTTGTGATTTTCTATGTTAAAACCTTCACTTAAAATAAGTCTATGTAGGGCTATAGATTTTGGACTTAAAATAAGTGTTAAGTAAAGCTCACTAAATTTAAATAAAAACTCTTCAAGATTTAAGTTTGAGCTAACGCTTATGTTTTTTTCAAGATTGTCTTTAAATTTAGAAATTGCTTTTAAAACAATTGCCTTAAAAAGACCTTCTTTATTTTCAAAATATTTATAAATCGTAGCAAGTGAGCCCCCACTTTTTTCTACTATATCGTTTAAGCTTGTATTTGCATAACCTTTTTTTAAAAACAGA
Coding sequences:
- a CDS encoding TetR/AcrR family transcriptional regulator, coding for MEFNLENKRAKNRYETILEDGLYLFLKKGYANTSLNDIVEKSGGSLATIYKYFENKEGLFKAIVLKAISKFKDNLEKNISVSSNLNLEEFLFKFSELYLTLILSPKSIALHRLILSEGFNIENHNIGKLFADECSKFLNEYLINFLKSYKKTENLSIEDISKFANIYLFAIKEPFFYGSLINSKRVKLTQKDKKAHINKTIKMLLYGFLG